In one window of Legionella fallonii LLAP-10 DNA:
- a CDS encoding thiazole synthase produces the protein MWNLAGKMLKSRLILGTACYPSLEVMENAIRAAEVEVITLSIKRQAPQGIGGEVFWQAVKNLSCHLLPNTAGCRDAKTAISTAMLSRELFDTSWIKLEVIGDEYNLQPDPFELIKAAKILIDEGFDVFPYCTDDLVVCQKLVDIGCNILMPWAAPIGSGKGLVNSYALETLRHRLPKTTLIVDAGIGKPSHAVQAMELGFDAVLLNTAVALANFPIDMASAFRHAVIAGFEAFQAGIMLERNVAHPSTSLIDTPFWHQDNKV, from the coding sequence ATGTGGAATTTAGCCGGGAAAATGCTAAAAAGCCGTTTAATACTTGGAACAGCGTGTTATCCCTCATTAGAAGTCATGGAGAACGCTATTCGTGCCGCTGAGGTAGAAGTGATTACTTTATCAATAAAGCGCCAAGCACCACAAGGCATAGGCGGTGAGGTTTTTTGGCAAGCAGTAAAAAATTTAAGCTGTCATCTTTTGCCGAATACGGCAGGTTGTCGTGATGCAAAAACGGCGATTAGTACGGCTATGCTCTCAAGAGAGCTATTTGATACTTCATGGATTAAATTAGAGGTGATTGGGGATGAGTACAATCTTCAGCCCGATCCATTTGAGTTAATCAAAGCGGCCAAAATTTTAATTGATGAAGGATTTGACGTTTTTCCCTATTGCACAGACGATTTGGTCGTATGCCAAAAGTTGGTCGATATAGGGTGCAACATTTTAATGCCTTGGGCCGCTCCTATTGGTTCAGGCAAAGGATTGGTTAACTCATATGCTTTAGAAACGCTACGCCATCGACTTCCTAAAACGACGTTGATTGTTGATGCCGGCATTGGGAAACCCTCTCATGCTGTACAAGCCATGGAACTGGGATTTGATGCAGTGTTATTGAATACAGCGGTTGCTCTAGCAAATTTTCCTATCGATATGGCATCTGCTTTTCGTCATGCAGTCATCGCGGGTTTTGAAGCGTTTCAAGCAGGGATAATGCTTGAAAGAAACGTAGCACATCCCAGCACTTCATTAATTGATACCCCGTTTTGGCATCAAGATAATAAAGTATGA
- the thiS gene encoding sulfur carrier protein ThiS — translation MVSIYLNDTVQQIEPTQSLHELLIQNNYIEQHFAVAINNRLIPRMAYNITLLNPGDRVDIIVPMQGG, via the coding sequence ATGGTCAGCATTTATCTCAATGATACAGTGCAGCAGATTGAACCAACACAATCGTTACACGAATTATTAATACAAAACAATTACATCGAGCAGCATTTTGCAGTCGCGATAAATAATCGGCTGATCCCTCGTATGGCCTACAACATAACACTATTAAATCCAGGCGATCGCGTAGATATCATTGTGCCAATGCAAGGAGGTTAA
- a CDS encoding FAD-dependent oxidoreductase, whose translation MQAGIVGMGIMGRLLALALHNAGWKVTLFDQNTGDINCSLAAAGLLTPFSELDKADQLIFHLGQESIRQCWPQILAQLPEQIYFQQSGSLVLSHPNDQAEWSHFSRRISSQLDQGDFNFQQLSNKTVIQLEPELSKFETAYYFPDEAHMDCQSLMRVLKIYLEAKGVRCITNTPVLSLEPRLIITESKSHEFDMVFDCRGLGARSVFTDLRSLRGELIWLHSPDVQLQRSIRLLHPRYSLYIVPRPANIYLIGASEIEADDLDSISVRTTLELLTAAYYVHAGFSDARIIKTVTQCRPTLSSHLPRIKFTDGLIAINGLYRHGYLIAPALAEEVLRGIKTNYQHVRYPKIWES comes from the coding sequence ATGCAAGCAGGTATTGTGGGCATGGGAATAATGGGACGCTTGCTGGCACTTGCATTGCATAATGCAGGCTGGAAAGTCACTCTTTTTGATCAAAACACAGGGGATATAAATTGTAGCTTAGCCGCCGCCGGGTTATTAACACCGTTTTCTGAATTAGATAAAGCAGATCAACTGATTTTTCATTTAGGTCAAGAATCCATTCGACAATGCTGGCCGCAAATTCTTGCACAATTACCAGAACAGATTTATTTTCAACAATCCGGAAGTCTGGTACTTAGTCATCCTAATGATCAAGCTGAATGGAGTCATTTTAGTCGGCGCATATCAAGTCAATTGGATCAGGGTGACTTTAACTTTCAACAATTATCTAATAAGACAGTGATTCAACTTGAGCCTGAGCTTTCTAAATTCGAGACAGCTTATTATTTCCCTGACGAAGCGCATATGGATTGTCAGTCGCTAATGCGCGTTCTTAAGATTTATTTAGAGGCTAAAGGCGTAAGATGCATCACGAATACACCTGTTTTATCACTTGAACCAAGGCTGATTATAACCGAATCAAAGTCGCATGAGTTCGATATGGTTTTTGATTGCCGAGGATTAGGTGCTCGCTCTGTTTTTACTGATTTACGATCTCTACGTGGTGAGTTAATATGGCTGCATTCTCCTGATGTTCAGTTGCAGCGCTCAATTCGTCTTTTACACCCTCGTTATAGTTTGTACATAGTCCCGCGCCCTGCCAATATTTATCTTATTGGCGCCAGTGAAATTGAAGCAGACGATCTTGATTCTATTTCAGTTCGTACAACATTAGAATTATTAACAGCAGCTTACTATGTCCATGCCGGTTTTTCTGATGCGCGCATCATAAAGACAGTTACCCAATGCCGCCCCACCCTATCAAGTCATTTACCAAGGATTAAATTCACGGATGGGCTCATCGCTATCAATGGACTCTATCGTCATGGTTATTTAATTGCCCCTGCTCTAGCGGAAGAAGTTCTTCGTGGCATAAAAACCAATTATCAACACGTTCGTTATCCAAAAATTTGGGAGAGTTAA